The genomic interval CCAAGAGACACCATAAGCACCTGAAGTTGGCTTTGAAGATGGTTTTTTAGAAATAATAATTATATCCTCTCCGTTGCAGTTATTAATAACGAGCAATTTACTATTCTGATATTAATGATTACATGTAAAGCTATTTCAGCTCATTACTAACTATACGGTAAAAACAGGACTACACAGTGACAGAGAGCCGGAGCAAAACCTTGTTCAAAATACAGGATTTTTGGCGGTTCAATGGCGGGCCATGTTTACAGGAAAGCACCCGTTCATTACTGTGGACGTTGTTAAACGAAAAGCCGTACAAATGACTGTCAAGGGGGCGAGGATGGTTTCGTATCTGGATGTGAATGTAGCCGCCAGCAGGCAGGTCACTGCCCGGGTTGACTAGAGGTTTGCCTCCATATCTGCGCTATAAGCCTGCCACTGATTAAACCGATATGAAATTAGCCGCTATTATGTTCTTGGTTTAGCAGATCAATCTTCAATCAAAGGGAGGAAAGAAACTACCATGAGATGGAAGGTGCCTTGCTATTCAAGGTATGTTCAGATCATCGTAGAGAATATCAACGGATTGATAAAAAAACCAGGCGCTGAACGATTCAGGATTTGTGTTTTCCCGACATAACCATAAGGTATTTTTAATTTCATTTAACAAGCATTCCGAAAATTACAATTTGATTTCACAAATGGGAATATAAAATGTTTAATAACGGTTAAGACATAGAAATTCCTCAGTTAAGAGCAAGACTTATGATTTGATAAAACCCTTGATATTTTATAGAGAGAAAGCTATCCTTTTAGGGGAAGCGGGCTGGGTATTTAAGTTGAAGATTTAAACGATTTATAAATAAACCTCGAAGTGTTTTTCTGAGATACTACATCTGTAGATGTTAAACCTAAATTCAAAGTTTCAATAGTAAGTTAGAGCAAATAAGGGGCTTTATTGGTAAATTATTATTGGAGTCCCTGAATATTGAATTATGTTCAGGTGATCTAAGTTGAAAGTAGTCAATAAAATGTGTGAATACAGAATGTTAAAACAAACTTTGAACAAACATTTACTCCCGGTTTTATAGCCCAAAGTTAGTGTCAGAAATAGAGAGTTATCGATAATTTTGGTGATCAATATCACACGTTAAATTTAGAGCTGCGTAGAGAAGCCTTAAGTTTTTTTACCACTTTGTAAGTGTTAAAGATGTGTGGTTTGATTAGTCCGTATTGTCAATCTATTCAAATAGCATAAGGAGCAGAAAATTTTTATGCGCTACATTCGAAATTGTCCTATCAGCATGCTATTTTAACGCTTATCACATAATTATTCATATGTTTTATTGTTTTTTAAATAGTCATTAAATTTACATGTCACTGTTATTTCTAAATTGGTTAATTACAGTGAAACAGGTAAATACATGTTTAACTTTTAAAGAAAGAAATCATGAGTGACTATGTATTACGGATTATCAAATTCACATGTGTTGATGAATCTGGTATTGATTTTTTAGGTTCTGACGAACCTTTTTGGATTTTCACGGCGAAGGTCAATAATGGCGAGGTGAATACTGCATCTTCCAGGCAATTTGGTGATGTAGACTCAGGCAATACCGAAAAGTTTCTTACCGACAATAATCGAAATATTATTTGGCCTAAAAAAGGAGCAGTTCAGGGGGCCCCTGGTCCAATCGGTCTATCCATTCAACTTTGGGATAAAGATCAAGGTGCCAAGGACACAATTGAGAAGCAAACGGAAAAAGCATTTGATTTGGGTTCACAAGCTCCAATTGTTGGTGATTGGGTTAGGCGGGTTCCATCTATTGTGCGGAACCAAATCAGCGCCTTTATTGGCGACGATCTGATGTCATCGAAAACGGTTCTATTTACTAATGCACAGCTTGATCGGCACCTTCGCAACGTAGGTTCGAAGCTCAAACAGAAGATTCGTTTCGGTGGAACCGGGGGAGATTTACCTTTTGAAGTCGCTGGTGGACCGGACTATGACTTATTCATTGAAGTAGAGAGAGTTTCGTGATTAACGTTGCCGGTGTTTGCAGTAATTGTCTATTCCCCATATTAGCAATTCTGGAAAGTATGATTTATATTATGTCAAAGTCATACTTTCTTTTACCACATTTGATAATTTACTCCGAATAAAAAGTTTTATGTTTTTGATTAATTTCGAAATAAATTACGATCCTTTCAGATTCCAATCACCTTAATGCTATTGTTGAACAAATTTAATTACAGCAGGATCGACTGAAACATCACCAGATCTGTTTTACATGTTTGAAAATAAAAGAAAACTTCTATTTGCGATAAAAGAATGTTTTCCTGCCTTAGCTTCTGTTAAAATTAACAATGGATAGTAACTAATGTCTCTGGAAATGTAATTGTTTAGTAGTACTTTCAATTATGAATCAGGATAAAAAAATGGCTATATAATCTGGTAATTACCGTCGTAGGAGCTCTGATTATTTGGTTTTTAACCCTGCCTGGTATCTTTACAAAAGAGAAAAAGCCAGTAAAATCTATTGCCGAAGCAGACATCAGAATCCTAAAATTCGATATTATGCCAAGTTTTTCGGTCAAAAGGGCATATGGGACATTTTCAGTATATAATGACGGGCAGGTTATCGCTGAAAACTGCGATTTAGAATGGACTATCTTGCCTTTTATTCACAATTCAAGCAAAACGCTTTGTTTTTTGTTTACTATCACACCTATTATAAAAACAAAAGCTTTGGTAATCGATAGTACTGGCTGAATTCAGAAATTCAAAAATAGGTCCAGAGCCTGTCTTGTACAAATATTTTTTTAATCTGTAAAAATTTAAAATTTTTTATAGTTGTAACACCATATTGGTAGTATTGGCACTGTATTTGTTATGCTCAGGCAAACCTATAACTAATCATAAATACAATGGGAAATATCCTGTACACAATTGCAGTCATTTTAGTTATTTTATGGCTGATAGGCTATTTTGGATTTGCTAGTTTCGGAATGGGCAACATTATTCACGTGCTTCTGGTCATTGCAGTCATTGCGGTTATTCTGCGTTTAGTCAGCGGTAATAAGATAGTCTAAATGGTATCTGGTCAGATCTGTCTAAGAGAACTGACCAGATACTATAATTTTATAACTGCTTTGTTAATTCTAAAATAATAACTCTCTGGAATTTTCCCATTGTGATAGCTGTGGATATTATGTTATTGAAATACAGTATTGGAAAGGTAATTATGCTTATAAAAAGTGGTAAGAAATGTTTACTTCTTAAACCACGTTGTTTACGCAGTCCTTTTTACTATCGTCGCTGAACGCCTTTTAAAATAATATCAATCAAACCAGCCTTTTTAGTTACAGAAGTATTTGCCTACTCCTGAAGTGCTGTAATACCTTTCAGGTTTACCAGACAAATTTTTTTATTATAGGCTAGGGGTGCACTTTTAATGATGCACCCCTATGGAACTGGATCGTTATGCCTTCTGAAAGACCAAATG from Dyadobacter sp. NIV53 carries:
- a CDS encoding lmo0937 family membrane protein codes for the protein MGNILYTIAVILVILWLIGYFGFASFGMGNIIHVLLVIAVIAVILRLVSGNKIV